Proteins encoded in a region of the Synechococcus sp. BIOS-U3-1 genome:
- a CDS encoding ribbon-helix-helix domain-containing protein, whose product MAVRQKSASTSNIKKPRIQVVLREEICQLLEEHADERGQSVSSFAARIIEDYFDEGMSRQTSGGSSAQDVANLLRMVASLVD is encoded by the coding sequence ATGGCAGTACGTCAGAAATCAGCCTCTACGAGCAACATCAAGAAACCAAGAATCCAGGTAGTTCTCCGAGAGGAGATCTGCCAACTGCTGGAGGAACACGCCGACGAAAGAGGGCAGTCCGTTTCGAGCTTTGCGGCTCGGATCATCGAGGACTACTTCGACGAGGGCATGAGCCGACAAACCAGTGGCGGATCATCAGCACAAGATGTGGCCAACCTTCTTCGGATGGTCGCCAGCCTGGTCGATTGA
- a CDS encoding DNA-directed RNA polymerase: MIFDDELKQLAIQAFAERQQNPASELIHLNNIEKEHKALIEEAEDLRSLQFDLEKRSQEYQAALKKETEARQAYKGRGSQVRVGNAFRHKLVPILSQQLKALHQSALQQRSGRHHSVMKPLMEAIGNDYDVVSHITMSCVLDGIGRGVTMSTPLTTVCQNIGSRVDHEAFLRLVKEKDPNGWERVDRWVLNSQDTKRGYSYKIRAATGLTEITNSYNFIDSDTAAGFGKWCFDALMMITGWFDTVLWTTGSGKQTRTQYFVGLTQEGLKYRDLIQAAADDACYEAWPMLVPPEEWDLEEGKRGGYLSHHPGQVSKLIHNDMGTIPSQQAMDALHKAQSKPFKINGFVYEIQKQLLARTEEIGSFRTYEKDTWEDVNRPYINPEIFDYKWDDNRNERPEHKEARITLAKFYAAQQVAEKTRKSPIRVLRVAARFRHADRFYLPCYFDTRTRLYYVSDTVSPNGSDYQKALLLSADGAEVTPENRTQVWNNLCITLANCWANKEDGVKTDKLSLPSRVKFAEDFLKELEVVARDPLSTAARSIWTSASEPFQFLACVREIFELFYWKTKTRTHLFNGRDATNSGMQILGSLCLDKKAMWFTNVYDTPDPQDLYGEVAREAQALLNSAVWVQQKIKHYTKQTKKKMKKREEEGRTVRPIDYTSFVLGIDPSSVDRSILKRAVMCTSYGASWQSKNEYISEEIEEAFKADPFNPTLIDKRLVTDAAIEGQSSAFPKCDELNDWFRAVGKAAMEKGLEYVSWTTPSGSFIRQEYREPNITKVKTHAMSGQTYRMLKENRSEGRITLSVQKGWGDVKQNKAATALGANFTHSLDSDVLQGAITQTRGDFFTVHDCGYYLATDCDYNCQALRDSFERVVTAAPMQSLIDTNELTLEIPSKGDGDLSEIPHARHMFS, translated from the coding sequence ATGATTTTTGATGATGAACTCAAGCAGCTAGCCATCCAGGCCTTTGCCGAACGTCAACAGAACCCCGCCTCTGAACTCATCCACCTCAACAACATCGAGAAGGAGCACAAGGCTCTGATCGAGGAGGCAGAAGACCTCAGAAGTTTGCAGTTTGACCTTGAGAAAAGAAGCCAGGAGTACCAGGCTGCACTTAAAAAAGAGACAGAAGCACGTCAGGCCTACAAAGGCCGTGGCTCACAGGTTCGAGTCGGTAACGCCTTCCGTCACAAGCTCGTTCCGATCCTGTCTCAACAGCTCAAGGCCCTCCACCAGTCAGCACTGCAGCAACGAAGTGGCAGACATCACTCAGTGATGAAGCCCCTGATGGAAGCCATAGGGAATGACTACGACGTGGTGAGTCATATCACCATGAGCTGTGTCCTCGATGGCATCGGCAGAGGCGTGACTATGTCAACGCCACTGACAACCGTCTGCCAGAACATCGGCAGCAGGGTCGACCACGAGGCCTTTCTACGCCTTGTGAAAGAGAAGGACCCGAACGGCTGGGAGCGTGTTGATCGCTGGGTTCTGAATAGCCAGGACACCAAGCGCGGATACAGCTACAAGATCCGAGCAGCTACCGGACTAACGGAGATCACCAACTCCTACAACTTCATCGATAGCGACACTGCAGCCGGTTTCGGGAAGTGGTGTTTCGATGCCTTGATGATGATCACAGGCTGGTTCGACACCGTTTTGTGGACGACAGGGAGTGGCAAGCAGACCAGAACTCAGTATTTCGTCGGTCTCACTCAGGAGGGTTTGAAGTACAGGGATCTGATCCAGGCTGCTGCTGATGACGCCTGTTATGAAGCGTGGCCAATGCTGGTTCCACCAGAGGAGTGGGACCTGGAGGAAGGCAAGCGTGGCGGTTATCTCAGCCATCACCCTGGCCAAGTCTCCAAGCTGATCCATAACGACATGGGCACGATCCCAAGTCAGCAGGCTATGGATGCACTGCACAAGGCTCAGTCAAAGCCGTTCAAGATCAACGGGTTTGTCTATGAGATTCAGAAACAACTGCTCGCCAGAACCGAGGAGATCGGCTCCTTTCGTACCTACGAAAAGGACACCTGGGAAGACGTCAACCGCCCCTACATCAACCCTGAGATCTTCGATTACAAGTGGGACGACAACCGCAACGAGAGGCCCGAGCACAAGGAGGCTCGAATCACCCTCGCCAAGTTCTATGCAGCACAACAGGTAGCCGAGAAGACCCGCAAAAGTCCTATCAGGGTTCTGCGTGTTGCTGCTCGGTTCCGTCACGCTGACCGGTTCTATCTCCCCTGCTACTTCGACACGAGGACTCGGCTCTACTACGTCAGCGACACCGTCTCACCTAATGGCTCCGACTATCAGAAAGCTTTATTGCTCTCTGCTGATGGTGCTGAGGTGACTCCGGAGAATCGGACTCAGGTTTGGAACAACCTCTGCATCACCCTGGCTAACTGCTGGGCGAACAAAGAGGACGGAGTCAAGACCGACAAGCTGAGTCTCCCTAGCCGTGTGAAGTTCGCTGAGGACTTCCTCAAGGAGCTGGAGGTGGTTGCACGAGATCCCCTCTCAACTGCTGCACGTTCCATCTGGACATCAGCATCGGAACCCTTCCAGTTCCTTGCCTGTGTACGGGAGATCTTCGAGCTCTTCTACTGGAAGACAAAGACGCGAACCCACCTATTCAACGGAAGAGACGCAACGAACTCCGGGATGCAGATCCTCGGCTCGCTCTGCCTAGATAAGAAGGCGATGTGGTTCACCAATGTCTATGACACACCAGACCCACAGGACCTTTATGGCGAGGTTGCACGGGAGGCTCAGGCTCTACTGAACTCCGCTGTATGGGTTCAGCAGAAGATCAAGCACTACACCAAGCAGACCAAGAAGAAGATGAAGAAGCGGGAGGAAGAAGGTAGGACCGTGCGTCCTATCGACTACACCTCATTCGTTCTAGGCATCGATCCATCTTCTGTTGATAGGTCAATTTTGAAACGTGCGGTGATGTGTACTTCGTACGGGGCGAGCTGGCAATCCAAGAACGAGTACATCAGTGAGGAGATCGAGGAGGCATTCAAAGCTGATCCGTTCAACCCAACCCTCATTGATAAGCGTCTGGTCACGGATGCTGCCATCGAGGGCCAATCATCAGCCTTCCCTAAGTGTGATGAGCTGAATGATTGGTTCCGTGCTGTTGGTAAAGCAGCAATGGAAAAGGGCCTGGAGTACGTCTCCTGGACAACACCTAGTGGTTCATTCATCCGCCAGGAGTACAGGGAACCCAACATCACCAAGGTCAAGACTCACGCCATGTCTGGACAGACCTATCGGATGTTGAAAGAGAACCGCTCAGAAGGGCGGATCACTCTCTCAGTGCAGAAGGGCTGGGGCGATGTGAAGCAGAACAAAGCAGCAACAGCTTTGGGAGCCAACTTCACACACAGTCTTGACTCAGATGTCCTCCAGGGTGCAATCACTCAAACCCGTGGAGATTTCTTCACGGTTCACGATTGTGGGTATTACTTGGCCACTGACTGTGATTACAACTGTCAGGCCCTCAGGGATAGCTTTGAGCGTGTAGTGACTGCTGCACCGATGCAGAGCCTCATTGACACCAATGAGCTGACTCTGGAGATACCTAGCAAAGGCGATGGCGATCTCTCGGAGATCCCACATGCAAGGCATATGTTTAGCTGA
- a CDS encoding Nif11-like leader peptide family natural product precursor produces the protein MSLEQLKAFLEKVKGDTSLQDKLKAAKSPEDVVGIAKEHGHEFTADKFNQLSEEEIEGVAGGTGTCENMSLRVSKELCC, from the coding sequence ATGTCCCTAGAACAACTCAAGGCATTCCTAGAGAAGGTCAAAGGCGACACCAGCCTTCAAGACAAGCTAAAAGCAGCTAAGTCACCTGAAGATGTTGTAGGCATTGCTAAAGAACATGGTCATGAATTCACCGCTGATAAGTTCAACCAGCTCAGTGAAGAGGAGATAGAAGGAGTGGCTGGAGGGACAGGAACATGTGAAAACATGAGTTTAAGAGTTTCGAAGGAATTGTGTTGTTGA
- a CDS encoding Nif11-like leader peptide family natural product precursor, which produces MRWSISTETPLTTMSPESLKAFIGKVTGDKTLQDKLKGAKTAQAVVDLAKEHGHEVSSDHINQLNLKLRKSDVSELNAEELEAISGGSGPTVCMQGCSWGP; this is translated from the coding sequence ATGCGATGGTCAATATCGACTGAGACCCCCCTAACTACAATGTCCCCAGAATCACTCAAGGCATTTATTGGAAAAGTTACAGGCGACAAGACTCTTCAGGACAAGCTGAAAGGCGCCAAGACTGCACAAGCTGTGGTTGACCTTGCAAAGGAACATGGCCATGAAGTGTCCAGTGACCACATCAATCAGCTGAATCTAAAACTCAGAAAATCAGATGTGAGCGAACTCAATGCAGAGGAACTGGAAGCAATTTCAGGCGGAAGCGGCCCTACCGTATGCATGCAGGGTTGTTCCTGGGGTCCCTGA
- a CDS encoding YccF domain-containing protein, with protein MTALLNILWVVLGGLMMALGWWLAGLICAITVVGLPWARSCFVIGRFSLWPFGQEAVNRRDLRGRDDLGTGSIGLIGNVLWFLVAGWWLAVGHLTSALACFVTIVGIPFGIQHMKLALIALAPVGMTVVPVHKI; from the coding sequence ATGACTGCTCTCCTTAATATCCTTTGGGTAGTGCTCGGCGGATTGATGATGGCCCTGGGCTGGTGGCTGGCCGGATTGATCTGTGCAATCACGGTGGTGGGACTGCCCTGGGCTCGTTCCTGTTTCGTGATCGGGAGATTTTCGCTTTGGCCCTTTGGGCAGGAAGCCGTGAACCGCAGGGACTTACGCGGCCGCGATGATCTGGGCACCGGATCGATCGGGTTGATCGGCAACGTGCTCTGGTTTCTGGTGGCGGGATGGTGGCTGGCAGTCGGTCATTTAACTTCCGCCCTGGCCTGCTTCGTGACCATCGTGGGTATCCCCTTCGGGATTCAGCACATGAAACTGGCCCTAATCGCCCTGGCGCCCGTGGGAATGACCGTTGTACCGGTCCACAAGATTTAA
- a CDS encoding NAD-dependent epimerase/dehydratase family protein, protein MAHGYGVIGSGYVGTAVAMRMKRAGLPITATTRSVENVRELRGLMDDVRQLDITDPDLDLSFLADLQSLLISVAPTRQNDGYSDVFARGMRNLVGALRRRPSTQPLHITYISSVSVYGDRQGEEVWEYSALDSDSQVNSMLATAEELMLDIDRPDTSICVLRLGGIYGPGRDMVGMIREAAGQQVPKNGNAINAWSGLVDIARGVQFASDQKLIGIYNLVDDMQLSRRELSTLICDQDGLPPVLWSYSSGENERSMNARVSNQKIKDAGFKLMSPSMLEPAVV, encoded by the coding sequence ATGGCTCACGGATACGGAGTAATCGGCAGTGGATACGTCGGCACCGCTGTGGCCATGCGCATGAAGAGGGCAGGCTTGCCCATCACCGCAACCACCCGCTCAGTCGAGAACGTGCGCGAATTACGAGGACTGATGGATGACGTACGACAGCTCGACATCACTGACCCAGATTTAGATCTTTCTTTTCTTGCCGACCTGCAGAGCCTGCTGATCAGCGTGGCCCCCACCAGGCAAAACGATGGCTATAGCGATGTGTTCGCCCGCGGCATGCGCAACCTGGTTGGCGCATTGCGGCGCCGACCAAGCACACAGCCACTGCACATCACGTATATCAGCAGCGTCAGCGTGTATGGAGACCGGCAGGGAGAGGAGGTTTGGGAATACTCAGCCCTGGATTCGGACTCCCAGGTCAACAGCATGCTGGCGACAGCCGAAGAGCTGATGCTCGATATTGACCGCCCAGATACCTCCATCTGCGTACTCAGGCTGGGCGGAATCTATGGACCCGGTCGCGACATGGTGGGCATGATCCGCGAGGCTGCCGGCCAGCAGGTGCCGAAGAATGGCAATGCCATCAATGCCTGGAGCGGCCTTGTCGACATCGCCAGAGGCGTGCAGTTCGCATCCGATCAAAAGCTGATAGGCATCTACAACTTGGTTGATGACATGCAGCTCAGCCGACGGGAACTCTCCACCCTGATCTGCGATCAGGATGGACTGCCTCCGGTGCTTTGGAGTTACTCCAGTGGGGAGAACGAACGCAGCATGAATGCTCGTGTGTCAAACCAGAAAATCAAGGACGCCGGCTTCAAGCTGATGTCACCGTCGATGCTTGAGCCAGCCGTCGTGTGA
- a CDS encoding SDR family NAD(P)-dependent oxidoreductase codes for MTAFQSHARRSVLITGASSGIGLATAHRLLDRGWRVFAAARRLEAMEPLRSRGAELLSLDLADQDSCHQLADAVSCEVGALDALVNNAGYADTGPVETMSIECARAMFEVNVFGLIGLTQMLLPPMRERRRGRIVNLSSIAGRFVTPGAGWYGASKHALEGISDALRLELQGFGVQVVLVEPGLIRTGFEAVSEVSLRQQSTDPVWGPMMRRVAASWADGFRRGSSPELVARTIASALETARPKPRYRCGKDSEALVLQRLIPTELWDALVRQRMIG; via the coding sequence ATGACAGCGTTTCAATCTCACGCCAGGCGCAGCGTTCTAATCACTGGAGCCTCCAGTGGCATCGGCTTGGCCACGGCTCACCGATTGCTCGATCGTGGCTGGCGGGTTTTCGCTGCCGCCCGCCGGCTTGAGGCGATGGAACCTTTACGCAGTCGAGGTGCTGAGCTGCTATCGCTTGATCTCGCTGACCAAGACTCCTGTCATCAGCTCGCCGATGCAGTCAGCTGTGAAGTTGGAGCACTGGATGCCCTGGTCAATAACGCCGGCTATGCGGACACGGGTCCGGTGGAGACCATGTCCATCGAGTGCGCCCGGGCGATGTTTGAAGTGAATGTTTTTGGATTGATCGGACTCACCCAGATGCTGTTGCCACCTATGCGGGAACGACGTCGTGGCCGCATCGTGAATCTTTCATCCATCGCCGGCCGTTTTGTGACTCCAGGAGCCGGCTGGTACGGCGCTAGTAAGCATGCGCTCGAGGGCATCAGTGATGCTTTGCGTCTGGAGCTACAGGGTTTTGGCGTGCAGGTGGTGTTGGTAGAGCCGGGGTTGATCCGTACCGGCTTCGAAGCGGTGAGTGAGGTCTCATTGCGGCAGCAATCGACCGATCCGGTGTGGGGGCCAATGATGCGTCGTGTCGCAGCTAGCTGGGCGGATGGCTTTCGTCGCGGCTCCTCTCCAGAGCTGGTGGCTCGCACCATCGCCTCGGCTCTGGAGACAGCGAGACCCAAACCCCGCTACCGCTGCGGCAAGGACTCTGAAGCACTCGTGCTGCAACGGTTGATCCCCACTGAGTTGTGGGATGCATTGGTGCGTCAACGCATGATTGGTTAG
- a CDS encoding TIGR03643 family protein, with translation MDCGVPDQLTSRDIDRVIEMAWEDRTTFEAIEFQFGLSEAAVISLMRSELKSGSFRAWRKRVSGRRTKHGSTNPSNRFRAACHK, from the coding sequence ATGGACTGCGGCGTTCCTGACCAACTCACCTCTCGGGACATCGATCGCGTGATCGAAATGGCCTGGGAAGATCGCACCACGTTCGAAGCCATTGAATTCCAGTTCGGTCTGTCTGAAGCAGCAGTGATCTCACTGATGCGTTCCGAGCTCAAATCCGGCTCTTTTCGTGCCTGGCGGAAGCGAGTGAGCGGTCGACGGACCAAGCACGGCAGCACCAATCCTTCCAATCGTTTCCGTGCGGCTTGCCACAAGTGA
- a CDS encoding ferritin, translating to MTNSVTAQATIAVPVGPAGRAMAEPMSGDMLDLMQAHLNLERQSAAAYFAAAIWFAERELVGFAEHLRDEAKQEEQHAAKFADYLISRGQRPVLDTVEPPRQQWPDVEQVMANVFRLEADVTASVLQLYSTAEQDLDRRTSVFLDPIVDDQRLSEHEAAYLLGRVKFAANNPAAVMIIDAELREGDAKPAKLEG from the coding sequence ATGACAAATTCAGTTACCGCTCAAGCCACCATTGCCGTTCCCGTCGGTCCTGCAGGCCGTGCCATGGCCGAACCCATGTCCGGCGACATGCTGGATCTCATGCAAGCTCATCTCAACCTTGAGCGTCAGTCCGCAGCCGCCTATTTCGCTGCTGCCATCTGGTTTGCTGAACGCGAACTCGTCGGCTTTGCCGAGCATCTACGCGATGAAGCCAAGCAGGAAGAGCAGCATGCCGCCAAGTTCGCCGATTACCTGATCTCTAGAGGTCAGAGGCCTGTTCTCGACACCGTTGAACCACCTCGTCAGCAATGGCCTGATGTCGAACAGGTGATGGCCAATGTCTTCCGCTTGGAAGCTGATGTAACCGCCTCAGTACTCCAGCTCTATAGCACCGCTGAGCAGGATCTCGACAGGCGCACCTCCGTCTTCCTTGATCCCATCGTTGATGATCAGCGCCTCTCTGAGCACGAAGCCGCTTACCTGCTCGGACGCGTCAAGTTCGCAGCAAACAACCCAGCCGCCGTCATGATCATCGACGCCGAGCTCAGGGAAGGTGACGCCAAGCCCGCCAAGCTCGAAGGCTGA
- a CDS encoding DNA polymerase, giving the protein MSKPLFDQQLLFPGADAIQPAVPVPFVGEAPRGVDYISKAVDLPQPDSMALSIGFDLETFNRRTDLWRHKASLSPSLGGEIRLAQLTTAESNSTLVIDVAVIGQPAIDWLRRIARNPARRLVGHNLLFEATFLIAAGIRPLCQWWDTMLASQIIGDLPSNSLAAASAHYLKRELDKSEQSSDWGHALSASQLRYAALDAEIVLPLGRVLHQQLVATQQVVVHRLDCSMISACADGQVRGLAVDVEAALQSKTQGLRERERLAIDVHKTLGIENYRSPDKLQDALSLHLGEPVENTKDRTLKTFLPDPVIERLLQLKALDQELKEVNWLLEEARLTDGRVRPHYRIIGASTGRMSTSALIRETSSHVPSDTERFKTGLRQGEPKAVKLGQCGFNFQGITGDRKKALGTGNPDSVLMDLDWSSIEIRLQASPELYNDDGQRKILLEGIDPHAYIASQACGREITKADPERSTIGKRANFALAYGCGLSGVRKLLSRARGKQVTETEAHKVYDAWHRLHPQMSREMEKFSQKSITEVRSIAGRRMTLRGNRVGTDGIRPMQPLGRTNGINFPVQGSGRDLLAAALGDLWPALDGFAGVHIVGLIHDEILLEVPRDQVEEVKAVALASMTSKKLQKQYLGDIPLEADCNIAESWGEAH; this is encoded by the coding sequence ATGTCGAAGCCGTTGTTCGATCAGCAACTGCTATTCCCTGGGGCTGACGCCATCCAGCCGGCTGTTCCAGTGCCTTTCGTCGGAGAGGCTCCCCGCGGGGTCGATTACATCAGCAAGGCGGTTGATCTACCCCAACCCGATTCGATGGCACTGTCCATTGGGTTTGATCTGGAAACGTTCAATCGCCGCACTGATCTCTGGCGGCATAAGGCCAGCCTCAGCCCATCTCTCGGTGGCGAGATCCGTCTGGCTCAGCTGACGACGGCTGAAAGCAACAGCACGCTGGTGATCGATGTGGCGGTGATCGGCCAACCCGCCATTGACTGGCTCCGCAGGATCGCGCGCAACCCTGCGCGCAGGTTGGTGGGCCACAACCTCCTGTTTGAAGCCACCTTTCTGATCGCCGCTGGCATCAGACCACTCTGCCAGTGGTGGGACACGATGCTGGCCAGCCAGATCATCGGCGACTTGCCAAGCAACAGCCTGGCCGCCGCCTCTGCGCACTACCTGAAGCGGGAGCTCGACAAGAGTGAACAGAGCAGCGATTGGGGGCATGCCCTCAGCGCCAGCCAGCTGCGCTACGCGGCTCTGGATGCCGAGATCGTGCTGCCTCTGGGTCGTGTGCTGCATCAGCAGCTTGTGGCCACGCAACAGGTCGTCGTGCACCGGCTTGATTGCTCGATGATCAGCGCCTGCGCCGATGGTCAAGTGCGAGGGCTGGCGGTGGATGTTGAAGCAGCACTCCAATCCAAGACACAAGGTCTCCGCGAACGGGAACGATTGGCTATTGATGTGCACAAGACACTTGGGATCGAAAATTACAGAAGCCCGGACAAGCTGCAGGATGCCCTGAGTCTTCACCTGGGCGAGCCAGTTGAAAACACCAAAGACAGAACTCTGAAGACTTTTCTTCCCGATCCTGTGATCGAGCGACTGCTTCAGCTGAAAGCATTGGATCAGGAACTGAAAGAGGTGAATTGGCTGCTCGAGGAAGCCAGGCTCACCGATGGCCGTGTCCGTCCCCACTACCGAATTATTGGTGCTAGCACCGGCCGAATGAGCACTAGTGCCCTGATCCGCGAAACCAGCAGTCACGTTCCCTCCGACACCGAGCGATTCAAGACAGGCCTAAGGCAAGGCGAACCCAAGGCCGTAAAGCTCGGGCAATGTGGGTTCAATTTCCAGGGCATCACCGGCGATCGAAAAAAAGCACTTGGCACGGGCAACCCCGACAGCGTGCTGATGGACCTCGACTGGTCATCGATTGAGATCCGGCTTCAAGCGAGTCCAGAGCTGTACAACGACGATGGTCAGCGCAAGATCCTGCTGGAGGGGATCGACCCGCATGCCTACATCGCCAGTCAGGCCTGCGGACGCGAAATCACCAAAGCAGATCCAGAGCGCTCAACGATCGGGAAACGAGCCAATTTCGCCCTGGCCTACGGCTGCGGGCTGTCCGGTGTTCGCAAACTGCTCTCCCGCGCTCGCGGTAAGCAGGTCACGGAGACGGAAGCCCACAAGGTTTACGACGCCTGGCATCGCCTGCACCCGCAGATGAGTCGGGAGATGGAGAAGTTCTCCCAAAAAAGCATCACCGAAGTACGCAGCATTGCCGGTCGACGGATGACACTCCGAGGCAACAGGGTCGGCACGGACGGCATCAGACCAATGCAACCGCTGGGACGAACCAATGGAATCAATTTCCCTGTTCAGGGATCTGGTCGTGACCTACTCGCCGCAGCCCTCGGTGACCTTTGGCCTGCGCTGGATGGCTTCGCAGGTGTTCACATCGTTGGACTGATTCACGATGAAATTCTTCTCGAGGTTCCACGTGATCAAGTGGAGGAGGTCAAGGCGGTCGCCTTAGCCTCGATGACCTCCAAAAAGCTTCAGAAGCAGTACCTGGGTGACATTCCCCTAGAGGCGGATTGCAACATTGCAGAGAGCTGGGGAGAGGCTCACTGA
- a CDS encoding AbrB family transcriptional regulator — MLTGADLLAKVKELGDVSKTDLATACGYVSKKKDGSDRVNFTAFYEALLNAKGIELGGGSAGMGKGGRKLSYTAKVQGNGNLLVGKAYTAMLDLAPGDEFEIKLGKKAIRLIPVGGEEEGEE, encoded by the coding sequence ATGCTCACTGGTGCTGATCTGCTGGCCAAGGTCAAAGAATTGGGGGATGTCTCCAAAACTGATCTGGCAACTGCCTGTGGGTACGTCTCTAAGAAGAAAGACGGCTCTGATCGGGTGAACTTCACCGCTTTCTACGAAGCACTTCTGAATGCCAAGGGCATCGAACTCGGTGGTGGTTCTGCCGGCATGGGCAAAGGTGGTCGCAAACTGAGCTACACGGCCAAAGTGCAAGGCAACGGCAACCTGCTGGTTGGTAAGGCCTATACCGCCATGCTGGATCTTGCACCTGGCGATGAATTCGAGATCAAGCTGGGCAAGAAGGCAATTCGCCTAATTCCTGTCGGAGGTGAGGAAGAAGGGGAAGAGTGA
- a CDS encoding DUF3750 domain-containing protein gives MLKVELRAAKIPGLPGLVADHYWLLVIRGNEASGQQTCDRWEVWQFARQNHSCWGHLHKNLLAPRQGVGNGPSQLIKQWIGDDALSLVETIESSPNHYPFTETYRYWPGPNSNTFAQWIVRAKTKLGIRAIGKSFPVPDVA, from the coding sequence ATGCTGAAGGTTGAGTTGCGAGCCGCCAAAATCCCAGGATTGCCAGGCCTGGTTGCAGATCACTATTGGCTGCTCGTGATCCGTGGTAACGAAGCCAGCGGTCAGCAGACTTGCGATCGCTGGGAAGTGTGGCAATTCGCGCGCCAGAATCATTCCTGCTGGGGGCATTTACACAAAAACCTTTTGGCTCCCCGCCAAGGTGTTGGCAATGGTCCATCACAGTTAATCAAGCAATGGATTGGTGATGATGCTTTGAGCCTGGTTGAGACGATTGAATCCTCCCCAAACCACTACCCCTTCACCGAGACCTACAGGTACTGGCCAGGCCCTAACAGCAACACGTTTGCGCAATGGATCGTCCGAGCAAAGACAAAACTCGGCATTCGAGCCATCGGCAAAAGCTTTCCTGTTCCAGACGTCGCCTGA
- a CDS encoding GNAT family N-acetyltransferase → MNSTFTIRPVKPVDLPLINDWARNEGFAPGTGDIGIYRQTDRQGIWTGCLDEEPIGCIAGIRYNHAYGFIGLYIVRPDQRGRGYGVKLWREALEHLDNVSCVGLEAAENRIDDYSNWGFQPASTTTRWQLEVDSLPDQLRSPKQPEGLRLIHGDDIPELKIQIYDADRELNPRPHFLSDWLHHPAGDVTALLDKKQNCHGFARIRPCLLKNEAGWRIGPLLADSPELAELLIMDLLKARHGLVIIDSPGGNALASPLLQKLGFTPAGRTLRMYRGVMPSRQLDEVYGLACLELG, encoded by the coding sequence ATGAACTCAACCTTCACGATTCGCCCTGTTAAACCCGTTGATCTTCCACTGATCAACGACTGGGCGCGCAATGAAGGATTTGCTCCAGGTACGGGCGATATCGGAATTTATCGCCAAACAGACCGTCAGGGCATTTGGACGGGCTGCTTGGATGAAGAACCAATCGGATGCATCGCAGGCATTCGCTACAACCATGCCTACGGTTTTATCGGCCTCTACATCGTGCGACCAGATCAGAGAGGTCGAGGCTATGGGGTGAAACTCTGGCGAGAAGCGCTGGAGCATCTCGATAACGTGAGCTGCGTTGGGCTCGAAGCAGCAGAAAACAGGATTGATGATTACTCAAACTGGGGGTTTCAACCCGCTTCAACAACAACACGTTGGCAGCTTGAGGTTGACTCCCTTCCAGACCAGCTCAGATCACCAAAACAACCGGAAGGGCTGAGATTGATTCATGGGGATGACATCCCTGAACTCAAGATTCAGATCTATGACGCTGATCGTGAACTCAATCCCAGACCGCACTTTCTGTCTGATTGGCTTCATCATCCGGCAGGTGATGTGACGGCGCTGCTGGACAAGAAGCAGAACTGCCACGGTTTTGCCCGAATCCGGCCATGCCTGCTCAAGAACGAAGCAGGCTGGCGCATCGGCCCCTTACTGGCAGATTCCCCAGAACTCGCTGAGCTGTTGATCATGGATCTCCTCAAGGCAAGGCATGGATTAGTGATCATTGATTCACCAGGCGGAAATGCACTGGCCTCGCCGCTGCTTCAGAAACTTGGTTTCACACCTGCAGGACGCACGCTGAGGATGTACCGCGGAGTGATGCCGTCCCGACAATTAGATGAGGTGTACGGGCTTGCCTGCCTTGAACTTGGCTAG
- a CDS encoding DUF1651 domain-containing protein, with the protein MPNQDHPSHELPLKAGRDGWLVNGDEQLLVRFSHGLSTAHGQWVILSTYRWVRPHPPEPQSQRRMIQQNAIEVWQNMQKVGWRRCRPPVR; encoded by the coding sequence ATGCCCAACCAGGACCACCCCTCCCATGAACTACCGCTAAAGGCTGGCAGGGATGGCTGGCTCGTGAATGGAGATGAGCAGCTGCTGGTGAGATTCAGCCATGGCCTCTCAACCGCCCATGGTCAATGGGTGATTCTCAGCACCTATCGCTGGGTGAGACCCCATCCTCCGGAACCGCAGAGCCAGAGGAGGATGATTCAGCAGAACGCCATCGAGGTATGGCAGAACATGCAAAAGGTCGGATGGCGGCGTTGTCGTCCACCGGTGCGCTGA